GTGATCGGCCTGAACCTGGCCCCGATCGCTGCCAAGGGCGCCATGGGCGCCTCGGGCTTCGATAGCGCCATGGCGATCGTCACCATCCTGTGCGTGGGCGGCATTGCCGTCTACACCAAGGGCATGGTGCAGCGCCTGCTGATCCTGGTCGGCCTGATTCTGGCCTGCGTGGTCTACGCAATCTGCGCCAACGGCCTGAACCTGGGCAAGCCGATCGACTTCTCGGCCGTGTCGGCCGCTGCCTGGTTCGGCCTGCCGCACTTCGCCGCGCCGGTCTTCAAGGCCGAGGCCATGGGCCTGATCGTGCCGGTGGCCATCATCCTGGTCGCCGAGAACCTGGGCCACGTCAAGGCGGTCAGCGCCATGACCGGCCAGGACCTGGACCGCTACCTGGGCCGCGCCTTCGTCGGCGACGGCGTGGCGACGATGGTCTCGGGCGCTGTTGGCGGCACCGGCGTCACCACCTATGCCGAGAACATCGGCGTGATGGCGGTGACTCGCATCTATTCGACGCTGGTGTTCGTCATCGCCGCGCTGATCGCCATCGTGCTGGGGTTCTCGCCCAAGTTCGGCGCCTTGATCCAGACCATTCCCGGGCCCGTGCTGGGCGGCATGTCGGTGGTGGTGTTCGGCCTGATCGCCATCGCCGGAGCCCGCATCTGGGTAGTGAACCAGGTCGATTTCAGCGACAACCGCAACCTGATCGTGGCCGCGGTCACGCTGGTGCTGGGCGCGGGCGACTTCACCGTCAAGCTGGGCAACTTCACGCTGGGCGGCATCGGTACCGCGACCTTCGGCGCGATCATCCTGTACGCGCTGCTGCGCCGCAAGAAGTAGGGCGGGACCGGCCGGACGTCGCGCCAGTCCCGCTTCCTTCAGGGGCATGAGCGGGACCGGCCGCGGCCGATCCGCTCCCCTCAGGAGCGCGACAGCCGCGAGGCCGGCGTCCTGCCGCCGACCTGCACGGGCGCCACCTCGATCACCTGGCCCGACTGGGTCTTGAAGACCGAGGTCGCCTCCGCCAGGCGCCGCGCCTGGTCCTCCATCGCCGAGGCGGCGGCCGAGGCCTCTTCCACCAGCGCGGCGTTCTGCTGCGTCACCTCGTCCATCTGCGAGACCGCCAGGCTGACCTGGTCGATGCCGCCGGCCTGCTGGGCCGAGGCCGCCGAGATCTCGCCCATGATGTCGGCTACCCGCTGCACCGAGATCACGATTTCCTCCATGGTCTGCCCGGCCGCCGACACCTGGGACGACCCGGCCGCGACGGTCTCGACCGAGGTTTCGATCAGGGCCTTTATCTCCTTGGCCGCCTGCGCCGCGCGCTGCGCCAGGGAGCGCACCTCGCCCGCCACCACGGCGAAGCCCTTGCCCTGTTCGCCGGCGCGGGCCGCCTCCACGGCGGCATTCAGCGCCAGGATATTGGTCTGGAAGGCGATGCCGTCGATCACCGAGACGATATCGGCGATGCGCCGCGAACTCTCGGAAATGCCCTGCATGGTGGCCACCACCTGGCCGACCGTGTGACCGCCGCGCTGCGCCACCTCCATGCTCACCGCCGCCAGCTGGTTGGCCTGGGCGGCGTTGTCGGCGTTCTGCTTGACCGTGGCGGCCAGCTCTTCCATGGTCGAGGCGGTCTCTTCGAGCGCGGCCGCCTGTTCCTCGGTGCGGGTCGACAGGTTGGCGTTGCCGGCGGCGATCTCGGCCGCGCCGACGTTGATCTCCTCGACCCCCTGACGCACCGTCGTCACCGTGCGGGTCAGGCCTTCCTGCATGCGCCGCACCGCGGAAAACAGCGTGCCGATCTCGTTGTTGGAGCGGGCGTCGACCCGCTGGGTCAGGTCGCCGGCGGCGATCCGGTCGAAATGCCGGCCGGCGTCCTGCAGCGGCAGCAGGACGCCGCGACGGATGAAGGCCCAGCACAGCACCGCCAGCAGCAGCGCCACCGACAGCAGCACGATGGCCGAGATGCGGGCGGTCGAATAGGTGCTTTGCGAGCGCTCCAGCACGCCGTCGCTGCGTTCCTGGACCCGCGCCAGGAACACCTGCATGTCCTTGGCGAAATCGGCGTCGGCCTGGCGCACCCGCGCTTCGTTCTGCTGGTAGCGGGCGACCGAACGTTCCTTGAGCGCCGCGTCCAGTTCGTCCAGCCCGGCGGCGTAGGCGTTGAAGCGGCCCTGCAGGACCACGGCCAGTTCCTGGCCACGCTCGCTCTTGGGCACCGCCATGTAGCGGTCGAAGCGTTCGCGTGCCAGTTTCAGTTGTGCGGCGGCGGCGGCCTCCGCGCTGGCCGCCTGGTCCTGGGCGCCGGCCTGCAGGTCGGCGATGCCCGAACCCAGCGAGAGCCGGACGCGCAGCAGCGCGGCATTGGATTCATAAAGCGGATCGACCTGGTGCACGGCGACATTATTCAGGTCCTCGATTTCCCGCACGCTGCTTTCGGCATTCATCCAGCTCAAGCCGCAAGCCAACGCCAGGGTAATCACAAAGCAGGCCAACACCAGCATCATGCCCGTACGGACTTTCAATTTTTCCAGCATGGGAGCTCCCGTTCTTGAACGCGCTCCACCGCAGGCGCGGATCCTTTGCACGCCAGCGCTGCGATAGAGGGACGAACGTCGCGCCCGGATGACTGCGATGCGTCCGCCCAACCTGCAACACGCACAATCAATCGCTTTACGCGTGGCCAAAATGGCCGGCCCGCGTATCCCTTCGCTTAAAACAGGAAAATGCCGGCGAATACCGGCATGTATTTAATTGTTATTAATGGGCCAGTTTGTCGGTTATACCTTTTTTATTGAATACAACCTGGCGTTTTTACATAAACCCTTTGGATAACCGCCCTTGGCCGGG
The window above is part of the Achromobacter deleyi genome. Proteins encoded here:
- a CDS encoding solute carrier family 23 protein — translated: MSNSYFPRWRLADDAQPGVIIAPDERLSWPKNVAMGAQHVVAMFGSTVLAPLLMGFDPNVAILMSGIGTLIFFLFVGGRVPSYLGSSFAFIGGVIAVTGYAGGGANANIGVALGAIIACGLAYTLIGVLVWIANGRAGGGANWIDTLMPPVVTGAVVAVIGLNLAPIAAKGAMGASGFDSAMAIVTILCVGGIAVYTKGMVQRLLILVGLILACVVYAICANGLNLGKPIDFSAVSAAAWFGLPHFAAPVFKAEAMGLIVPVAIILVAENLGHVKAVSAMTGQDLDRYLGRAFVGDGVATMVSGAVGGTGVTTYAENIGVMAVTRIYSTLVFVIAALIAIVLGFSPKFGALIQTIPGPVLGGMSVVVFGLIAIAGARIWVVNQVDFSDNRNLIVAAVTLVLGAGDFTVKLGNFTLGGIGTATFGAIILYALLRRKK
- a CDS encoding methyl-accepting chemotaxis protein, translated to MLEKLKVRTGMMLVLACFVITLALACGLSWMNAESSVREIEDLNNVAVHQVDPLYESNAALLRVRLSLGSGIADLQAGAQDQAASAEAAAAAQLKLARERFDRYMAVPKSERGQELAVVLQGRFNAYAAGLDELDAALKERSVARYQQNEARVRQADADFAKDMQVFLARVQERSDGVLERSQSTYSTARISAIVLLSVALLLAVLCWAFIRRGVLLPLQDAGRHFDRIAAGDLTQRVDARSNNEIGTLFSAVRRMQEGLTRTVTTVRQGVEEINVGAAEIAAGNANLSTRTEEQAAALEETASTMEELAATVKQNADNAAQANQLAAVSMEVAQRGGHTVGQVVATMQGISESSRRIADIVSVIDGIAFQTNILALNAAVEAARAGEQGKGFAVVAGEVRSLAQRAAQAAKEIKALIETSVETVAAGSSQVSAAGQTMEEIVISVQRVADIMGEISAASAQQAGGIDQVSLAVSQMDEVTQQNAALVEEASAAASAMEDQARRLAEATSVFKTQSGQVIEVAPVQVGGRTPASRLSRS